The genomic interval TTTCCAGCTCAGTTGATCCCTCAGGAGTCGCGCCCATTTATGTAAATGAATTTCAAATAGTGCGAATCAATGAGGGTCTACTTTTGAAATGTAGAATATTTAAAATATCAAAATTTTTAGTCCTTTATCTCCTCAATTGATTTTATATTACACTATTACGACGTTCATTTATCATTGGAATATTGGAGAAAATTTAATTGTTTTTCTTAGCCTTTTCTGATAGTTTGCTGTTCATTGTTAACATTAAAATCATCACTAAATCTACTGTCTGTACCCTTGTTTTTTAGCACATATATTGCCGAATGATTGCAGTTGTGCATTACATTTAGTAAAATGTAATTAATTGAAATACTTATGATGGAGGAATGTTCACATGGATATGAACTTCGATTTATATATGAATAATATCGTCAAACAAGCCCGTTCTGAAATGGACCATGCGGGTTACGAACAATTAGCAACTGAGGAAGATGTCGACCGTGTATTTAAACAAGACGGTACAACTTTAGTTATGATTAACTCAGTATGTGGTTGTGCAGGGGGAATTGCACGTCCAGCTGCGACACACGCATTACACTATGATGTATTACCAGATCGCCTTGTAACAGTGTTTGCGGGTCAAGATAAGGAAGCGACTCAACGTGCACGTGATTATTTTGAAGGTTATGCA from Staphylococcus sp. MI 10-1553 carries:
- the brxB gene encoding bacilliredoxin BrxB, coding for MDMNFDLYMNNIVKQARSEMDHAGYEQLATEEDVDRVFKQDGTTLVMINSVCGCAGGIARPAATHALHYDVLPDRLVTVFAGQDKEATQRARDYFEGYAPSSPSFALMKDGKITEMIERHQIEGHDTMDVITQLQALFDRYCDVK